A stretch of the Streptosporangium sp. NBC_01755 genome encodes the following:
- a CDS encoding aminopeptidase P family protein — MTQKLNTGSHDLPVSDALAAFMNTGWADTHRDDLAALPQAAYTAKRRAALAARFPGERLVIPSGTLKVRSNDSDHRFRAHSAFAHLTGGQEPDDVLVVEPSGEATLFLRPRSPRSEPGQAGQEFYRDRRHGEFWVGRRPDLAEAEALHQIACAPIDRLDDVLGGSARVLRGVDASVDRRVAPGDGDEELETFLSEMRLLKDDWEIAELQFAVDATTRGFEDVVRALPAALGHRRGERYLEGIFGLRSRLEGNAVGYDSIVASGANACVLHWIRNDGRLNENELLLLDAGVETDHLYTADITRTLPLSGRFNPVQRQVYELVYEAQEAAIAVLRPGASFRDFHGAAMRVIAEGLRDWGVLKISADEAMEPGSGLYRRYTLCSSGHMLGMDVHDCARARAEVYLDGVLEEGQVLTVEPGLYLQPDDLTLPPELRGIGVRIEDDLVITADGARLMSAGLPRHPDEIEKWMR, encoded by the coding sequence CAGCCACGACCTGCCGGTCTCCGACGCCCTCGCCGCGTTCATGAACACCGGCTGGGCCGACACCCACCGCGACGACCTGGCCGCGCTGCCGCAGGCCGCCTACACCGCCAAGCGACGCGCCGCGCTCGCCGCCCGCTTCCCCGGCGAGCGGCTGGTCATCCCGTCCGGCACGCTCAAGGTACGCAGCAACGACAGCGACCACCGGTTCCGGGCGCACAGCGCGTTCGCCCATCTCACCGGCGGCCAGGAGCCCGACGACGTGCTGGTCGTCGAGCCCTCCGGGGAGGCCACCCTGTTCCTGCGCCCCCGTTCCCCGCGGTCGGAGCCGGGGCAGGCCGGGCAGGAGTTCTACCGCGACCGCCGCCACGGCGAGTTCTGGGTCGGCCGCCGCCCCGACCTGGCCGAGGCGGAGGCGCTGCACCAGATCGCCTGCGCGCCGATCGACAGACTCGACGACGTGCTCGGCGGGTCCGCGCGGGTGCTGCGCGGGGTGGACGCGTCGGTGGACAGGCGGGTCGCGCCCGGCGACGGGGACGAGGAGCTGGAGACGTTCCTGTCCGAGATGCGGCTGCTCAAGGACGACTGGGAGATCGCGGAACTGCAGTTCGCGGTGGACGCGACCACGCGCGGATTCGAGGACGTGGTGCGGGCCCTGCCCGCCGCCCTGGGGCACCGGCGCGGCGAGCGCTACCTGGAGGGGATCTTCGGCCTCCGCTCCCGCCTGGAAGGCAACGCGGTCGGCTACGACAGCATCGTGGCCTCCGGCGCCAACGCGTGCGTGCTGCACTGGATCCGCAACGACGGGCGGCTGAACGAGAACGAGTTGCTCCTCCTCGACGCGGGCGTGGAGACCGACCACCTCTACACAGCCGACATCACCAGGACCCTGCCGCTGTCCGGGCGCTTCAACCCGGTCCAGCGCCAGGTCTACGAGCTGGTGTACGAGGCCCAGGAGGCGGCGATCGCCGTCCTGCGGCCCGGTGCGAGCTTCCGCGACTTCCACGGTGCGGCCATGCGGGTCATCGCGGAGGGACTGCGTGACTGGGGTGTGCTGAAGATCAGCGCGGACGAGGCGATGGAGCCGGGCAGCGGCCTGTACCGCCGCTACACGCTGTGCAGCAGCGGCCACATGCTCGGCATGGACGTGCACGACTGCGCCAGGGCCCGCGCGGAGGTCTATCTGGACGGCGTACTGGAGGAGGGGCAGGTGCTGACCGTCGAACCCGGCCTCTACCTGCAGCCCGACGACCTGACGCTGCCGCCGGAGCTGCGCGGCATCGGGGTGCGCATCGAGGACGACCTCGTCATCACGGCCGACGGCGCCCGCCTCATGTCGGCGGGACTGCCCCGCCACCCGGACGAGATCGAGAAGTGGATGCGGTAG